In Panacibacter ginsenosidivorans, the following proteins share a genomic window:
- a CDS encoding type VI secretion system tube protein Hcp: MRKIIALSFIAACIFYCNSVIAQSHQVLIKALDGTTLLNGGSVVPGHTGEIDGLSFSQGESGCPSGTTGCQTSTSEFNFMMSINPASVLFKKLLYNGTKLTSVDVYMIKPGTTAFTYYKIRMEDVTITSVQESASSEYPTFAISLSPSRIAWQQRKQRADGSGGDKTTYGWDVQSNAEWNYVFP, encoded by the coding sequence ATGAGAAAAATTATTGCCTTGTCGTTTATTGCAGCATGTATATTTTATTGCAACAGTGTAATTGCACAATCACATCAGGTATTAATCAAAGCACTTGATGGAACTACGCTATTAAACGGTGGCTCTGTTGTGCCCGGACACACCGGTGAAATTGATGGACTTTCTTTTTCTCAAGGAGAGAGTGGCTGTCCCAGCGGTACCACAGGCTGCCAAACATCCACCTCAGAGTTCAACTTTATGATGTCTATAAATCCTGCTTCCGTTTTATTTAAGAAACTACTTTATAATGGCACAAAACTTACCAGTGTGGATGTTTATATGATAAAACCAGGAACTACCGCTTTTACCTATTATAAGATTCGTATGGAAGATGTTACTATAACGTCAGTTCAGGAATCTGCCAGTTCTGAATATCCCACTTTTGCTATTTCGTTAAGTCCGTCAAGAATTGCGTGGCAGCAACGCAAACAAAGAGCAGATGGCAGCGGAGGGGACAAGACAACCTATGGCTGGGATGTTCAATCCAATGCAGAATGGAATTATGTTTTCCCATAA
- the cphA gene encoding cyanophycin synthetase, giving the protein MKIEDIKVLKGPNYWSVRRLKLIQMRLNLEELEQSPTNKIDGFLERLEIMFPTMYEHRCSEGVPGGFFKRVREGTWMGHVIEHIALELQTLAGMDCGFGRTRTTGEEGIYYVVFSYMEEDAGVYAAKASVKIAQALVDGVHYDLAEDIQRLREIREDTRLGPSTGCIVEEALKRGIPYIRLNKQSLVQLGYGVHQKRIRATIASTTGNIAVDIACDKEETKALLEAAEIPVPRGTVIRNEEGLKDAIVKYGYPLVIKPIDGNHGKGNTTNITTWEQATKALEAAQKYGRSVICEKFITGFDFRILVINYKFICAALRTPAAITGDGEHTIQWLIDETNKDPRRGYGHEKVLTQITIDQFTQKMLDEVGYTVETIPPKGELVLLKPTANLSTGGTSTDVTDEVHPANIVMCERIARIIGLDICGIDIMAKDLRTPVSENGGAILEVNAAPGFRMHIEPSEGLPRNVAEPVIDMLFPNRSEGRIPIIAITGTNGKTTTTRLTAHICKTAGKKVGYTTSDGVYIQNQLLMKGDCTGPLSAQFVLKDPTVDFAVLECARGGLLKSGLAFQNCNVSIVTNVTADHLGLGGIDTLEQMARVKAVIPETTFKSGFAILNADDDLVYNMHKGLECNVAYFSMDENNPRIKAHCAEGGYAAVYENGYVTIMKGTWKIRVAKVTDIPITYGGKALHNIMNTLPAVLATYLFKDISIEDIRSALSTFVPSASQTPGRLNLFEFRTFKFLVDFAHNPAGLELLCDFVSKMDGTPKVGIISGTGDRRDEDIKDLGRISATCFDEIIIRQDKNLRGRTAEEIVNLLVEGINETRAKEIPITIIYNEKEAIMHAYNTAKPGSLVTIMCDVVAEALDLIKALKEKEDAEILAAV; this is encoded by the coding sequence ATGAAAATTGAAGACATCAAAGTGCTTAAAGGCCCCAATTACTGGAGTGTGCGCCGTTTGAAATTAATTCAAATGCGTTTGAATCTGGAAGAGCTTGAACAATCTCCTACCAACAAGATCGATGGCTTTTTGGAGCGTTTGGAAATTATGTTTCCCACGATGTATGAACACCGTTGCAGCGAAGGTGTGCCCGGTGGATTTTTTAAACGTGTTCGTGAAGGCACCTGGATGGGGCATGTGATAGAACACATTGCACTCGAACTACAAACGCTGGCTGGTATGGATTGTGGTTTTGGCCGCACACGCACTACGGGTGAGGAAGGCATTTATTATGTAGTGTTTAGTTATATGGAAGAAGATGCGGGTGTTTATGCAGCAAAAGCATCCGTAAAAATTGCACAGGCATTGGTGGATGGAGTGCATTATGATCTTGCAGAAGATATACAACGTTTGCGTGAAATACGCGAAGACACAAGGCTTGGGCCTTCTACAGGTTGCATTGTAGAAGAAGCGTTGAAACGTGGTATTCCTTATATACGTCTGAATAAACAAAGTCTCGTACAACTTGGTTATGGTGTGCATCAAAAAAGAATTCGTGCAACCATTGCTAGCACAACAGGAAATATTGCCGTTGATATTGCCTGTGATAAAGAAGAAACAAAAGCACTATTAGAAGCTGCAGAAATTCCTGTACCACGTGGTACTGTTATCCGCAATGAAGAAGGATTAAAAGATGCCATTGTGAAATATGGTTACCCATTGGTGATAAAACCAATTGATGGTAATCACGGAAAAGGCAATACTACCAACATCACTACTTGGGAGCAGGCTACTAAAGCGTTGGAAGCTGCGCAAAAGTATGGCCGCAGTGTTATCTGTGAAAAGTTCATAACAGGTTTTGATTTTCGTATCCTCGTTATTAATTACAAATTCATCTGCGCTGCATTGCGCACTCCTGCTGCAATTACAGGAGATGGTGAACATACTATTCAATGGCTGATAGATGAAACGAATAAAGATCCACGCAGAGGATATGGTCATGAAAAAGTACTGACGCAAATAACCATTGACCAGTTTACACAAAAGATGCTGGATGAAGTGGGTTATACAGTAGAAACCATTCCGCCAAAAGGAGAATTGGTATTATTGAAGCCAACAGCCAACTTATCAACCGGAGGCACTTCAACAGATGTAACAGATGAAGTGCATCCTGCAAATATTGTAATGTGTGAGCGCATTGCCCGCATCATCGGTCTCGATATTTGCGGCATCGATATTATGGCAAAAGATCTGCGCACACCGGTAAGTGAAAATGGTGGCGCTATCCTGGAAGTCAATGCAGCGCCGGGTTTCCGCATGCACATAGAACCAAGTGAAGGTTTACCACGCAATGTGGCTGAGCCAGTAATTGACATGTTGTTCCCCAACAGAAGTGAAGGCCGTATTCCAATCATCGCCATAACCGGAACGAATGGTAAAACAACCACAACACGCTTAACAGCTCATATATGTAAAACTGCAGGAAAAAAAGTTGGTTACACTACCAGCGATGGTGTGTATATACAAAATCAACTGCTGATGAAAGGCGATTGTACCGGACCATTGAGTGCTCAATTTGTATTAAAAGACCCCACTGTAGATTTTGCAGTGCTCGAATGTGCAAGAGGTGGTTTGTTGAAAAGTGGTTTGGCATTTCAGAATTGCAACGTAAGTATTGTTACGAATGTTACAGCGGATCATCTAGGACTTGGTGGCATCGATACTTTAGAACAAATGGCTCGTGTAAAAGCTGTAATTCCTGAAACGACATTTAAAAGTGGCTTTGCTATTTTAAATGCAGATGATGATCTGGTATATAACATGCATAAAGGCCTTGAATGTAATGTTGCTTACTTCAGCATGGATGAAAATAATCCGCGTATCAAAGCACATTGTGCTGAAGGTGGTTATGCAGCAGTGTATGAAAATGGTTATGTAACAATCATGAAAGGCACCTGGAAGATTCGTGTGGCAAAGGTTACAGACATTCCTATTACTTATGGTGGCAAAGCATTGCATAATATTATGAATACATTACCTGCTGTGCTTGCCACATATCTATTTAAAGATATTTCCATTGAAGACATACGCAGTGCATTAAGCACATTTGTTCCTTCTGCTTCGCAAACACCGGGACGTTTGAATTTATTCGAGTTCCGCACATTCAAGTTCCTGGTTGACTTTGCACACAACCCTGCAGGTCTTGAACTACTTTGCGATTTTGTAAGTAAGATGGATGGCACACCAAAAGTGGGTATCATCAGCGGTACTGGTGACAGGCGTGATGAAGACATTAAAGATCTTGGCCGCATCTCTGCCACATGTTTTGATGAGATCATTATACGCCAGGATAAAAACCTGCGTGGCCGCACCGCAGAAGAGATTGTAAATTTATTGGTAGAAGGAATTAATGAAACAAGAGCAAAAGAAATTCCTATTACCATTATCTACAATGAGAAGGAAGCGATCATGCATGCCTACAATACCGCAAAGCCCGGTTCTCTTGTAACCATTATGTGCGATGTGGTTGCAGAAGCGCTTGATCTTATAAAAGCTTTGAAAGAAAAAGAGGATGCAGAAATATTAGCGGCTGTGTAG
- the hisIE gene encoding bifunctional phosphoribosyl-AMP cyclohydrolase/phosphoribosyl-ATP diphosphatase HisIE: MKVDFKKYADGLVPAIVQDYTTHKVLMLGFMNEEAFHKTETTGKVTFYSRSKKRLWTKGEESGNFLELKSITSDCDNDTLLVKANPLGPVCHTGADTCWSEKNHSEDFLSYLEDIINLRRKAAPENSYVASLFAKGINKIAQKVGEEAVEVVIEAKDKNDELFLNESADLLFHYLILLNAKGYKLQDVLYILQNRHSNK, encoded by the coding sequence ATGAAAGTTGATTTTAAAAAATATGCGGATGGGCTGGTACCCGCTATAGTGCAGGATTATACCACGCACAAAGTTTTGATGCTTGGCTTTATGAATGAAGAAGCATTTCATAAAACAGAGACAACAGGCAAGGTTACTTTTTACAGCCGCAGCAAAAAACGTTTATGGACAAAAGGGGAAGAAAGCGGCAATTTTCTGGAACTGAAAAGTATCACATCAGATTGTGATAATGATACGTTGCTGGTAAAAGCAAATCCATTAGGGCCTGTTTGCCATACAGGAGCTGATACCTGCTGGAGTGAAAAAAATCACAGCGAAGATTTTCTATCTTACCTCGAAGACATCATTAACCTGCGCCGCAAAGCCGCGCCTGAAAATTCATATGTGGCAAGCCTTTTTGCAAAAGGCATTAATAAGATAGCTCAGAAAGTAGGAGAAGAAGCTGTTGAAGTGGTAATAGAAGCAAAGGATAAAAATGATGAATTGTTCCTGAATGAATCTGCCGATCTGCTCTTCCATTATTTGATTTTACTTAACGCCAAAGGCTATAAATTGCAGGACGTTTTGTATATTTTACAAAACCGTCATTCAAATAAATAA
- a CDS encoding AhpC/TSA family protein, whose product MRNLLLLLLGLVPLCVMAQHNEGFVINGTINGLPDNSLVYLAVNGENDTLAKAIVKENKFILSGKFDNADGVMLIMPSIAKRLYLFIDNETINLIASNTTLSDVTITGSSTQSEYEEFMNEIKPLGDFVNYYRSQAQGAATQGGRDSAGIMLNTAYNIYQTSIDRFVNRRKNSPVAALVLAYSYDMDPNKDADLLERRFSVLGSEALKSRFSQNIQQVIATSKIGAVGTTAIDFTQKDTVDKDVSLSQFKGKYVLVDFWASWCGPCRRENPNVVAAYNTYKNKNFTILGVSLDREKESWLQAIKADHLAWTHLWDADNKVSGLYHVDLIPQNFLIDPNGVIIARNLRGPQLNETLKQVLK is encoded by the coding sequence ATGAGGAATTTATTATTGTTGTTGTTGGGATTGGTGCCGCTTTGTGTAATGGCACAGCATAATGAGGGCTTTGTTATTAATGGTACCATAAATGGATTACCTGATAATAGCCTTGTTTACCTGGCGGTAAATGGAGAGAATGATACGCTTGCAAAAGCTATTGTAAAAGAAAATAAGTTTATACTTTCCGGAAAATTTGATAACGCCGATGGCGTAATGCTGATAATGCCTTCTATTGCAAAAAGATTGTACCTTTTTATAGACAATGAAACCATCAATCTTATTGCATCGAACACCACGTTGAGCGATGTTACAATTACCGGTTCCTCCACGCAGTCTGAGTACGAAGAATTCATGAATGAAATTAAACCACTTGGAGATTTTGTAAATTATTATCGTTCGCAAGCACAGGGCGCTGCAACACAAGGTGGGAGGGATTCTGCCGGTATTATGCTTAATACAGCATACAATATTTATCAAACAAGTATAGACAGGTTTGTTAACCGCCGAAAGAATAGTCCTGTTGCTGCGTTGGTGCTTGCTTATAGTTATGATATGGATCCTAACAAAGATGCTGATTTGCTGGAACGCAGATTTTCGGTACTTGGCAGCGAGGCATTGAAAAGCCGTTTTTCACAAAATATACAACAGGTAATTGCCACTTCAAAAATTGGTGCAGTTGGAACTACTGCAATAGATTTTACACAAAAAGATACAGTTGATAAAGATGTTTCTTTATCGCAGTTCAAAGGCAAATATGTACTGGTAGATTTTTGGGCAAGCTGGTGCGGGCCGTGCAGGAGAGAAAATCCAAATGTAGTAGCTGCGTACAATACTTATAAAAATAAAAACTTTACCATCTTAGGTGTGTCACTTGACAGAGAAAAAGAGAGCTGGTTGCAAGCTATCAAAGCAGATCATCTTGCATGGACACACTTGTGGGATGCAGATAATAAAGTATCCGGTTTATATCATGTAGACCTTATACCTCAGAATTTTCTTATAGACCCCAACGGCGTTATTATTGCCAGGAATTTGCGTGGACCGCAACTAAACGAAACACTAAAGCAAGTGTTGAAATAA
- a CDS encoding pyridoxine 5'-phosphate synthase has product MESTTKLSVNINKFATLRNSRGGNNPDVVKAAIDAQRFGADGVTVHPRPDERHIRYNDVREIKKIITTEFNIEGNCSEQKFVDLVLETKPQQVTLVPDALGQITSNHGWDTITHKAYLQQMTAIFKAAGIRVSIFVDPVIEMVEAAAETGTDRIELYTEAYAINFLNDKNRAVAPYTAAAQKAKELGLGVNAGHDLDLHNLKFFKQQIPWLDEVSIGHAIVCDALYLGFQNTIQMYKRQLQ; this is encoded by the coding sequence ATGGAATCAACAACTAAATTATCTGTCAATATAAACAAATTTGCCACACTGCGAAACAGCCGTGGTGGCAATAATCCTGATGTTGTAAAAGCCGCCATAGATGCACAGCGTTTTGGTGCGGATGGTGTTACGGTGCATCCACGCCCCGATGAAAGACATATCCGTTATAATGATGTGCGGGAAATAAAAAAGATCATTACTACAGAATTCAATATTGAAGGCAATTGCTCAGAGCAAAAGTTTGTTGATCTTGTACTGGAAACAAAACCGCAACAGGTTACATTGGTACCGGATGCACTGGGACAGATAACCAGCAACCATGGATGGGATACCATTACACATAAAGCATACCTGCAACAAATGACTGCAATTTTTAAAGCCGCAGGCATACGTGTTTCTATTTTTGTTGATCCCGTTATTGAAATGGTGGAAGCTGCTGCAGAAACAGGTACAGACAGAATTGAATTATATACCGAAGCATACGCCATCAATTTTCTTAACGATAAAAACAGAGCAGTAGCGCCTTATACAGCTGCTGCTCAAAAAGCAAAAGAACTGGGCCTTGGTGTAAATGCCGGTCACGATCTTGACCTGCATAATTTAAAATTTTTTAAACAGCAAATACCATGGCTCGATGAGGTGTCCATTGGTCACGCTATTGTTTGCGATGCCTTGTATTTAGGCTTTCAGAATACTATTCAAATGTATAAGCGACAACTTCAGTAG
- a CDS encoding DUF2911 domain-containing protein: protein MKKLLSVTLFASVLFLSLSACAQGDKGARPSPPATAVGKSASGATITINYSQPALKGRTIGKDVEPKEGQVWRAGANEATTFQVDKDVKIEGQTLPAGKYAFFTINKGDEWTLIFNKTWDTWGAFDYQKNKANDALQVKVKAGKTDKPMERLTYLIDKSGKVSLVWGTLKVDFTVM from the coding sequence ATGAAAAAATTGCTTTCCGTTACATTATTTGCAAGTGTACTGTTTCTTAGTCTCTCTGCATGTGCACAAGGCGATAAAGGTGCAAGACCTAGTCCGCCTGCAACTGCCGTAGGCAAAAGCGCCAGCGGTGCAACTATTACAATCAATTACAGTCAACCTGCTTTAAAGGGAAGAACCATAGGTAAAGATGTAGAACCTAAAGAAGGCCAGGTATGGCGTGCAGGTGCCAATGAAGCCACTACTTTCCAGGTTGATAAAGATGTAAAAATAGAGGGGCAAACATTACCTGCCGGTAAATATGCTTTCTTTACTATCAACAAAGGAGATGAGTGGACATTGATCTTTAATAAAACATGGGATACCTGGGGTGCATTCGATTATCAAAAAAATAAAGCCAATGATGCTTTACAGGTAAAAGTAAAGGCAGGCAAAACAGATAAGCCGATGGAAAGGCTGACTTATCTTATTGACAAGTCTGGCAAAGTAAGTCTTGTATGGGGTACATTGAAAGTAGATTTTACTGTAATGTAA
- a CDS encoding DUF2911 domain-containing protein, with the protein MKKKLAFAVALSAFFVNVYAQELRTPQPSPTEEVKQNFGLSSIELSYSRPGMKGRTIFGDLVPYGKVWRTGANSATTLTFGDDVTIGDTKVPAGKYGLLTIPDASQWTVIITKQLDVTSPAAYKQDQDVVRIKITPQTLPFSVETFTMLFGNIKSSSITLGIMWDNVYVELPISTDIDSKVSAQIKEIMDGDNKPYFQAALYYIENGKDLNQAVAWLDKAIAQNPDAFYMYYQKARALAKLGKKTEALAVSNKSRELSIKAKSDDYVALNDKLQKELK; encoded by the coding sequence ATGAAGAAGAAATTAGCCTTTGCTGTTGCCCTTTCAGCTTTTTTTGTTAACGTGTATGCGCAGGAATTGCGTACACCGCAACCTTCTCCAACAGAAGAAGTAAAACAGAATTTTGGATTATCGAGCATTGAACTCTCTTATTCCAGGCCGGGAATGAAAGGCCGCACTATTTTTGGAGACCTTGTTCCTTACGGTAAAGTTTGGCGCACAGGCGCTAACAGCGCCACTACATTAACTTTTGGTGATGACGTAACCATTGGAGATACTAAAGTTCCTGCCGGTAAATATGGTCTGCTGACTATTCCCGATGCTTCACAATGGACGGTTATTATTACCAAACAATTAGATGTAACCAGCCCTGCTGCGTACAAACAAGACCAGGATGTCGTAAGAATAAAAATTACACCACAGACGCTGCCATTTTCAGTTGAAACGTTTACGATGTTATTTGGAAATATCAAATCTTCCAGCATTACGCTTGGCATTATGTGGGATAATGTATATGTAGAACTCCCTATCAGCACTGATATTGACAGCAAAGTGTCTGCGCAAATAAAAGAAATTATGGATGGAGATAACAAGCCTTATTTCCAGGCAGCGCTTTATTATATAGAAAATGGTAAAGATCTTAATCAGGCTGTAGCATGGCTTGATAAAGCCATTGCACAGAACCCTGATGCATTTTACATGTATTATCAAAAAGCAAGAGCGCTTGCAAAACTTGGAAAAAAAACAGAAGCTTTGGCGGTATCTAATAAATCAAGAGAATTGTCAATCAAAGCGAAAAGTGATGATTATGTGGCTTTGAACGATAAGCTGCAGAAAGAACTTAAGTAA
- a CDS encoding single-stranded DNA-binding protein, with amino-acid sequence MIKLQVIGNLGKDSVVNTVNGKTVINFSVAHTEKYRDAQGTQKERTTWVECAYWTDRTAVAPYLKKGTQVYVEGTPDVRTYQTNDGRQGAALSLRITNVQLLGSRNNEDGSASGSSYNNTQASSYNSATPAPAASTPDMAEVADDLPF; translated from the coding sequence ATGATCAAATTACAAGTTATCGGAAACCTTGGTAAAGATTCGGTAGTTAATACCGTTAATGGAAAAACTGTGATCAACTTCAGCGTTGCACACACAGAAAAATACCGCGATGCACAAGGCACCCAAAAAGAAAGAACCACATGGGTTGAATGTGCTTACTGGACAGACAGAACAGCTGTTGCACCCTATCTGAAAAAAGGAACACAGGTGTATGTAGAAGGCACGCCTGATGTACGCACTTATCAAACAAATGATGGCCGCCAGGGTGCAGCATTAAGTTTGCGTATTACAAACGTACAGTTGCTGGGCAGCAGGAATAATGAAGATGGCAGCGCTTCTGGTAGTAGTTATAATAATACACAGGCATCATCATATAATAGTGCAACGCCTGCACCCGCAGCTTCTACGCCAGATATGGCTGAAGTTGCCGATGATCTTCCGTTCTAA
- a CDS encoding Ldh family oxidoreductase translates to MEKIFSYSQLLSFTYNIFKAIGCSDIDATTATKALLAADVRGIDSHGVARLSGYVRLWEAKRINAKPEIKIVHETPSTAVVDGDSGLGLVVAPYAMQVAIDKAKNAGTGWVSVRNSNHFGIAGYHAMMALDHDMIGMAMTNASALVAPTFSIEKMLGTNPIAVAIPANEQPAFVADFATTTAANGKLEILQRKNADTPLGWVQDKDGNASVNANELKHGGALLPLGSDREHGSHKGYALGSIVDIFSAVLSGASYGPWAPPFPAYIAMPENQPGKGLGHFFGAMRLDAFRPADEFKQHMDNWIQRFRKAKPATGHDKVLIPGDPEREMEAIRVKEGIPIIESVVADLKKVGEKFNIAL, encoded by the coding sequence ATGGAAAAAATATTTTCATATTCACAACTTTTAAGTTTTACATACAATATTTTTAAAGCGATCGGTTGTTCCGATATTGATGCAACTACTGCTACAAAAGCCTTGCTGGCAGCTGATGTTAGAGGCATCGACAGTCATGGTGTGGCAAGATTAAGTGGTTATGTACGGTTGTGGGAAGCAAAACGTATTAATGCAAAACCCGAAATAAAAATTGTGCATGAAACACCTTCAACAGCAGTGGTGGATGGGGATAGTGGTTTGGGTTTAGTGGTTGCACCGTATGCTATGCAGGTGGCAATTGACAAAGCAAAAAACGCAGGCACAGGATGGGTAAGTGTACGCAACAGCAATCATTTTGGTATTGCAGGATATCATGCAATGATGGCATTGGATCATGATATGATCGGCATGGCTATGACCAATGCCAGCGCATTGGTTGCGCCCACATTTAGCATAGAAAAAATGTTGGGCACAAATCCTATAGCAGTTGCTATACCAGCGAATGAGCAGCCTGCTTTTGTTGCAGACTTTGCTACTACTACTGCGGCTAATGGAAAGCTTGAAATACTGCAACGAAAAAATGCAGACACGCCATTGGGTTGGGTGCAGGACAAAGATGGTAATGCATCAGTAAATGCCAATGAGTTAAAACATGGTGGTGCATTGTTGCCGCTTGGCAGTGACCGGGAACATGGTTCGCATAAAGGATATGCTCTGGGAAGTATCGTTGATATTTTTTCTGCAGTGTTAAGTGGTGCCAGTTATGGCCCGTGGGCGCCGCCATTTCCTGCATATATTGCCATGCCTGAAAATCAGCCAGGCAAAGGTTTGGGGCATTTCTTTGGAGCAATGCGGTTAGATGCTTTTCGTCCTGCAGACGAGTTTAAACAACATATGGATAACTGGATACAACGATTCAGAAAAGCAAAACCGGCAACAGGCCATGATAAGGTTTTGATACCCGGCGATCCGGAAAGAGAGATGGAAGCCATTCGCGTAAAAGAAGGAATACCAATTATTGAATCTGTTGTGGCTGATCTGAAAAAAGTGGGTGAGAAGTTTAATATTGCTTTATAA
- the murB gene encoding UDP-N-acetylmuramate dehydrogenase, whose translation MHIQENVSLRSYNTFGINVAAKYFAAFTSIEELKELLSNDRPQTTNHKLILGGGSNILFTKNFDGLVLKNELKGIELVKEDADFFYVKANAGENWHQFVLYCIDHNYAGIENLSLIPGNVGASPMQNIGAYGVEIKDVFYEVEAYHVYDNAMQKFSLKDCAFGYRESVFKGKYKDQFVILNVTYKLRKQPLFNTSYGAIEEELKKMNVKELSIKTISQAVINIRSSKLPDPKEIGNAGSFFKNPTIPNEKFHSLQNEFPKIVGYPFGKNETKLAAGWLIEQCGWKGFRKGDAGCHAKQALVLVNYGNAKGEEIYDLSTKIVNSVKEKFGVELEKEVNII comes from the coding sequence ATGCATATCCAGGAAAATGTTTCGCTAAGATCATACAATACATTCGGAATAAATGTTGCTGCGAAATATTTTGCAGCGTTTACATCTATAGAAGAATTAAAAGAACTGCTTTCAAACGACAGGCCACAAACGACAAACCACAAACTTATTCTCGGCGGTGGCAGTAATATTCTTTTTACCAAAAATTTTGACGGGTTGGTTTTAAAAAATGAATTGAAAGGCATTGAACTGGTAAAAGAAGATGCAGATTTTTTTTATGTAAAAGCAAACGCAGGAGAAAACTGGCATCAGTTTGTGTTGTATTGCATTGATCATAATTATGCAGGAATTGAAAATTTAAGTCTGATTCCTGGTAATGTCGGGGCTTCGCCCATGCAGAATATTGGTGCGTATGGCGTGGAAATAAAAGATGTTTTTTATGAAGTGGAAGCTTATCATGTGTATGATAACGCAATGCAAAAATTTTCTTTGAAAGATTGTGCATTTGGTTACCGCGAAAGTGTATTCAAAGGAAAATATAAAGACCAGTTTGTGATATTAAATGTTACTTACAAGTTGCGTAAACAACCTTTGTTCAATACTTCTTACGGTGCAATAGAAGAGGAGTTAAAGAAGATGAATGTAAAAGAACTTTCTATAAAAACTATTTCCCAAGCTGTAATAAATATCCGCAGCAGTAAATTGCCTGATCCAAAAGAGATTGGCAATGCAGGAAGTTTTTTTAAAAATCCCACAATACCCAATGAAAAATTTCATTCGCTGCAAAATGAATTTCCAAAAATTGTTGGTTATCCATTCGGTAAAAATGAAACAAAACTTGCAGCAGGTTGGTTAATAGAACAGTGTGGCTGGAAAGGTTTTCGTAAAGGTGATGCCGGCTGTCATGCAAAGCAGGCGCTGGTTCTGGTCAATTACGGCAATGCGAAAGGTGAGGAGATATATGATCTTTCGACAAAAATTGTAAACAGTGTAAAAGAAAAATTTGGAGTAGAATTAGAAAAGGAAGTGAATATTATTTAA